TCACTGCTTACATTGCGGTGACAGACTAACAATTTTGTTATAATGGAGTTTTTGACAACTGACTTGAACCTCTTTGTACTGCCAATGATAGACTGTTACATCTTTCCTCTTCTCATGTATTGAAAGACTATTCTGCATTGTGTGATTTTTAATTTGCTTGATTGTATCCTGAAATATAGACGTATTTGCAATCTGGTTTGTGAAactcatttattacatttttcttgCACTTCGGCACATAGAACTAGTGACAGAACATGCACTGGTAAGAAATGCTATAGAATTTATTCAAACTTGTGTACAGTCtcaaaagtaaaataatgtaGTGGGAGAGACATTTGTCAATGGGTTTGTGTTtcaatttttattgtcattttcttgAGGAAGCAAAAAATGGAAAGAAAACCCAAGATGTAGTTCTGTTTTCAGCTTGGTGTGCAGTCGCTCCTGCTAGCAGCTGAGAGCTTTCCAAGAAATTGCGCTGAAGAAGGGATGACACTTGATATCACTCACACCTCCACCTCCAGAACCTAAACGATAGCCGGCATCAAACTGAAGCAACTGCAAAACAGAGTAACACAGTTTAGATAACAGTAAATAGATAATGTGGAATCATTCAGGATGTCTTCATGTGCCTCAACCCTGACCTCGGTGAGCAGGGATGCAGCTGCAGTGCTCAGGTGGTCTGGGATAAGCAGCTGAGTGTGGGAGTGGATTCCTGCTGGATGGAGCTGCCACAGAGGCTGGAGGCACAGTGAGTAATGTGTGTAAGAAATCAGAGCATCAAAGTCAGCTGGAACAGTGCAAACAGTTTCAGGCTCTACTCTATAAAACCAAAAACACTTGAAAAGTCTTAGCTTACCATTCCAGTTAGAAGCTCAAACAACAAAGCCCCAAGACTCCACCAATCACAAGCTTCTGTGGCTTTGGACACACCCCCAATTTCTGTCAACAAACAATAGAGTTGAATTCATCTgcaatatttaacaaaatatttaacatgatggaggtacaggggttggacaaaataatggaaacaccttaaaaaatcaacaaaatataatttaatatggtgtaggtccgccttttgcggcaattacagcctcaattctccgaggtattgactcatacaacttgtgaattgtttccaaaggaattttaagccattcttcagttagaataccctccaactcttttagagatgatggcggtggaaatcgacgtcttacttgaatctctaaaactgaccataaatgctcaataatgttgaggtctggggactgtgccggccatacgagatgctcaacttcattagaatgttcctcatgccaattaacaattctagctgtatggattggggcattatcatcttgaggtgaaggtgtttccattattttgtccaacccctgtatcttgtAAAGCCGTCTGTATTGTTCATGCAGGACTTGAGAACTGCCCTCTTACCACTAGAGGGCAGTTTACACCAAGGGAAGCCTACAAGGATCAGCTCAGTAAATGGTTTTAATGGTTTTACCTGGAGCGCAGTACATCTGCTCTGTGGCTTTGGGGCTTATCTCTGACTGGACTTCACTCCACTGGCCAAAAAATGTCAAACACACCTTTCCTGTGAAAACATTATGCTTGATGAAAATCAAAGCAGTTTTGGTCAAATAACTGTACTTCATGAACTCAGCCAGGGTTATTACactgaatgaaaaataaaactattttTGAAAGAATAATTTcatcaaatgaaataaaaataaatagttttTCATCACAATAGAGAAATAAGTAAAAAACTACATTGAACAAAGCAACTttaaaacagaatagaattgtaaaattgtaaaatccTCTTAATGCACAATGGTTTTATAGATAATATTTAATAAACTGCTTTCCTCTGGAGAAACACCATAATACTTGACAACTACACTCTCTGACTCTGAATAGCAGCTTTTGAGGCCATGGCCATGAAACTATACAAGGTTCTTTTATAGTTTGTTAAAAGTGTGATGACACAAACAGCATTCACTTGAAGGAAACACAAGAAAGAGAACTGGTCATGGAGATTAATGATGAAGAATGGGATTGAAAGTGCAAAAACCCTGAGTGTCTGTGACAGAGTGAAGGTAATTTAAGTTAAAACTCTACATGGGGTCCACATATCTCCTTCCCAAAAACACAGGTTCATTACAGATGTTTCTCTATTATTTAAGTGCAAAACAGAAACAGGAGGTCTCACCTATTTTCTATGATCCTGTATGAAAACACAACAATTCTGGTTGGTTATTGGATGATAAATTTATAAGATCCTTTCTGCTACTACTGAATGTGACCAACTGTGAATGCTACTGTACTTGGGGTAATAAATGCCACTATCACTGGGTAAAGTAAACTACACATGATGCTTACATTCTATACATTCTAGACccttttaaaaaggaaaaaaacaacatatattgGGAAATGAATTATTGTCTCATACTATTTTCACCTATTATCAATAAATGCTTTCTTCATTATACCTGACAAACTAACgctaaaacaaatacatacactCATAAAACTTACTAAAAACAACCTATAATTAAGCAAAGTGAAAGAGTGTATAGAAACTAATGAAAATGCCCGTTCTATTCTAACTGTGAACTCACCATTGCTGGTGAGCAGAACATTCCTGGGGTTGAGATCCCGACACAGGATGCCTTGCTGATGCAGGCTCTCCAGGGCCAGCAGGATCTGTGCCCCCCAGACTCGTACTTCCGCCTCTGGAAGCCCCCAGCATGTCTGCAGGGCTTTATCTGTCTGCCTGGGGGTCTTCACAGGGAATCGAGGTAGGTGACACCAGCCGTCCACCTCAATGATCTGGTCCTCCCCCTGCCCCTCCGACCCCCCTGACTTCATTAAAGGGTCCTTCTCCTCTGTCTTTCTGAGCTGCCAAAAAGAGCCTGACACTGGCGCCTTCTTCTCTCCAGGACTGAACAGTTCACAGGCTTCCTCTGCACCTTCTCTTGCCTCATTTGAACACTTTTCACCTCTGTGCTCCTCAGCCCCTGGCAGGACCAGCGGGATCCTTAAAAACGGACCGTGTTTGGCTGCAGTGCTGTGGCACATAGGAGTGGAGGAAGGCCAGGAACTTTCTAACATGATCCTTGTATCTGTGTGTTCAGAGAATACTGCTCTGTCTGTGCTCCTGATGAACACCATTCCATTTCTTTCCTCTGCAGTGGGACTgttgttttcctgttttattgttttgaaGCAGTCTGTGGTCATGTCTGTTGAGGCGCCACTTAAAAAAGATCCTTGGTGAGGACTATTGGTATCCCATGATGCCCTGCCGTGGATCTGGGTTTGGCAATGGAGAGGAAGATGTAAAATGGCAGGGGAGGAACTCAAACCGTTATTCTCACTGTTTGGTGATCCTGCATTTTTAAATGAGGTCTGATTTGTATGAGGTGGACTTTGTCCTAATGTGCAATGGAGATCAGTGTCACTCACTGCATAGGGGTTGATTTTCTCACAGTTGTGTTCTGCATCTGCAGCTTTCCAAGCCACTTCAAATTCAGAGCTACACTCAATTAGTCCCATTCCGGTTTTTGTTTTGTGGAGTTCTGACATGACATCAAGAGCTTGACTGACTCGAGCACAAGAAAGAGGAAGAGCAAGCTTTTCCTGAGTTTCCCGAGTGGAGTGCAAACACAGACTGGGAGCTGGTGGATGGATACGGGTGCTGACCTGGGTCCTCGTGGGGCCAGAATGCAGACTAAGCCGATCAAGCTTTGTATAAAATGATGAGCGTGTGTTCTGCAGACACCCTGTCTCCTCTATGTACGAATGAGTCCCACAGCTATCCACTCTCTGCTGAGTTTCATGCCACGAGGTTTGGAATTCTCCATCTGGgctttcatcatttaatttctCTCGTGTTGTTCTCTTACTTTCACTGTTGATGTGCTGGTAGTCTGTGCTGATTGTGGGTGAGGTATGGCTGGTCTTTAGTTTGATGTGCTGGCCAGAAGAGAAGCATTCAGGGTGTTCCTTGGCCTTCTCGTTTCTCAGCTTGTGCAGCTTGGAGAAAAGCCTCCCGCCTAGGAGGAGAGGGGAACAACTAGATCAGGTATGAGAGCAAAGACTCAGAGCAATAATATTTTTCATTACTTATATTCAAACTGAGATGTTAAATATTTGAGGCCAAGCCTGACtgtacatttatttatctatctttaTTGGAGGATCCTTTCAGCAATTAGTAATTAGATTAACAGTACTaatatatgtatgaatatgtattaagAGTATGTTTACAGGAATAATCCCATACTTTCTTATTGTGTTATGCTACTTTGTCATGGACTGTGGTAATTATTTTCTTACTAAACGTCATTTTCTTTGTAaagtaattttacaaaaacatataTTTACAATTAATTCTTGatagacattatttattattatctgagAGTAGTTTTAATCCAGATCCTAACATTTTGTTTGATGGTGTGAATGTAAAATAAACATGAAGTAGCTTTAGCAGCATCTTAGTACCTCCATCTAGTACTGGCCCAGTAAAAATAAGAATACAACAGCTGTTAATGGCTCACCTTTGACATGCTCAAGATGCAGGTACACCGCATCCTCACTGACGTAGTACCTCAGCAGCTTCACCATGTACGGCACCCCCTGAGGAATGATAGTTGGCTGCTCTCTGCTCTCCCAGCTTGACTTGACTAAACTctaaaaacatacacacattaacaGTACTGCAGTTTGTACTGCTATGATCTGATGGTCTGAACTTGTCTATGACAAACCACACTCAACATAGTTATTACATTGCTTTATCTTAGAAATCCTTCACAGTTTCGTCATTTTACAGCTAAAAAATATCTAAAAGAACAAATAATTAAGTACTTGGATTGGCAGACTGTTACTATAAGTCTTTGCTCATTGAAATTTGAGGTGCACTTGCATTGTCTAAAAGGGTGAGAGCTTTCAGGCGGATCAATGCCAAATGATACTCAGGGAGACAGGAGGGGAAGAGCTCCCATCGACTGACCTGTCATAGAAGGGAAAGACTGGCTTGCTGCCACATGACATCCCCGAAACATCTCCTCTCTCAGTGGATAGATGTCAGCCATTTGCACTGTGTTTAATTCTTATCTGTTACAGAATGGTGCTCTGAACTGTTCTGCTGTGGAAGTGTTCTGAATACTTACCTTTACAACAAATGTCTCCTTATTGACCATACTTTGGACAATCAAGACCTTTGGAATGAAAATATAAATGGAAAAGCAGATAAGTTAATGTGTAACACCTTAAACAGTGCGGTTGATGTACTTTTTCATTGTGTTGCAGTAAGAAGAAGCATATGCAGACCCAACATTAATGTGAAGATTCTCAAGTACAAAAGGATCTGTCATACCTTATCTGTAACTCCCACCACCTTGCACATCTCCAGATCCTCCACAGGCGAGCTCAGGTGTCTGATTGGACGGAATCTCAGACTGCTGTAACCCTTGACACAAAAGCCACAGAGCCACAAAATTAAACAGATAAGCCCCTAATAGTTCATTGAATGCAAAGGAAACATGGAACATGCGTCTTTTCAACAAGTAGAAAGAAACTGGGacttaaaatgaaaatatgacaTAATAACAACCCTTTTGTGAATGATAGAAAAGGTGGTTTTCCTACCCCTAAATGAGCGCTTCCCTTCCCAAGGTTGTCCTGCAGGTGTGTTATAAAGATTTCTTCTGCTCTCTTCAGGTACTGCGTTGTCTTTCTCTTCACAGCTTCCCTACGCTCCTTGTTCGGGTCCACTGTAAGACAGTTAAACATGAAAAGACAGCAACAGCTCCTTCTGTGGGTGTGTAGATAGAATAAACATCATCATCATGTGTGTTTGACCTTTGGTTTGCGACTTCCTGTTTCTATTCTGTTCCTATCACATGTGTCATTTAGTGTACTGCAAATGCGCCTCTTCCAGTTCTTTTGTCACAGTACAAACTactgaaataacatgaaaaagccAAATTTGTCCACTTACACTGGACCCCATTCAGCAGTAAATCCACCCCATTCTTATAGTAACTGAAAGCTGCCTCATAGTCTTCGTTGACCTCGCTGTCCAGTGCCATGCGGATCTGCTTGGCTGCCTCCACCAGGTAATCCCTCTTTGCCATCGTTGTCTTGTTTTGGACCCGTCAAGGTCCTGATGGGCCTGAACACAGCATAGAAACATTTAAATTGTTTATTTAGCTGAGCAAAACATGTGGTATGAGTAAGCTGTTTCATTTAATTAGAAACAGAAACTGAATCTTAAACTGTTCCCAGTCAAACAAGTTCATATTTTAACTGGTTTTACAAGTGATAGTTAATACTGTAGCTAGTTTCCTACTAAGCTTGGGGCTCACCTTTGTATCCTGGTCTTATCAGAACCAGGATTCATTTCTATCTGTTGTTTCCAGGCTTGTTACGTGTCTGCACAAGGCTTCAAAGCTCAGGTCCTTGTGGCAAAGCATGATCATCTGAAACACACGGAAACAAAGAGTTAATCTTCAAGCCAGAACAGGAAGTGAGTACAAGCTTGTGCCTACTATTTTagatgaatggaaaaaaaaaaagcagagctgCAAACGTCCAAGATGACAGAGCAATGACTCAAAACACTGAATCACAGTATCGTCATTCTTAATTACTACAATAACAAAAAAACCCTAAAGAGCTAATGGAAAGGCTGTTAATACTGGCATATTAATGAGCTACTTCAAAAATGTATGCATCTAATACAATGTGCTATGTACACCTTAcataaatcacttcagttttaggCACCTACCCACTTACACACAGACCACATGAGATGGATTATTTCCAGGGTGCAAATGAATGCTTTGCAGGAACCAAAATCTTTAAATCATAAGCAATTGCCAGTACAACACTGATACATTCTACTGTGGTCAAACAAAGAAGGCTAATGCTGACTACAGTGACATATAGTGtgtcttttttctcattttttttagactgaaatacaaacaccacacacacatacacaccccatCCTGGTTTTACAGTCATGGAGGCGACATCCTCTGAGGATGTTATGAAACACACACAGCtatttcctctctcctccttcattacCCATCATCTGCTGAGTATGCTCTTCAAATGTCAGCAAATGATCAACTGACCATAGAGAAAACGGGCACAAATAGcacataaaaacagacaaatagaGGCAGATACACACACTGTACCTTGTGTAAGGCGAGCATGTCCTGGACCCCCCACCccagcagcagcatcagcagcagcCACTGTGTCTTCAGCAGAACACTCATCCCAGGAGCACGAGAGGAGGAGGGAGCTGAAGCCAGGCTGCTGATTGGCTGAGCATGATGTCACTTAAGGGTACCATTTCACTGAGGCAGTCACTTCCCCCCTCTCATCCTGACAGATGCTGGCAGATTTAAAGAGACAGTGCTGTTTTTGTGCAGACTCAGATGGCCGTTCTCTATCCCTGACTTTTACTTGCAGAGTGGACTGTTCAGCTCTGAGTCTTAACATTTAACAAACCCCTTATGAAAATTACTCACTTTACATCATaattttttaattgtatatatttgtatgatGTCTGCTCTGCACTATGAATGGAGGGACCCTGCACAGAATCTATCAGCTGCAGGGTGTTGTAGTTCAGTACCAGATGGAACCAGGCTCCTACCACAGCACAAAGGAGAGTTTCCACCCCCAAGGGGAGGACCAGCTTACAAAGGGGGGATGCTACGGCACACccggaggagaggaggagaggaaagggtCGGTGGGGGCTAAGATGTACCAGAGACTGTAACCTGATCCAGAAAAACAGAATGGGATGGGGCCTAATGTATATGACAGGCCCATGAACACAGACACTCTTGAATGGTCAATTCTGATTTAgtacagaaaaacagaaagagaggAGCCGTTTTCAAACATGTAAAAAGTAAAAGATCATTTGTAACAATCACAGTACTGCAGATCAGCAACACTACAAAATCATTCTTTGTTCAACCTTGCATTGTGAGACAAATAATAGCCATTGTTGTGTATGCTGAGCTTCTAACCAGTGGGGTTATATACTGAAGGAACTACTATTCTAATAATATTTCTCCTCTCCAGTTTTGGTGTCATATGAGAAATAGATCCACTCTATTTTCGCATCTCCAGGCTGAGCTGAAAGGATTCCCTGCTGGTGGTTTGTATGCATTTGTTATTCATTTACTCTGAACGTAATTACACATAATTCCTTCTTGTCAGCTGAAATGTCTAGGTATTGTTTTGGTGAGTATATGTAGATTAAATTCCAAAcagattttgtcattttttggtaTAAACAGAAGAACTCAGATTTAACTGTGACATTCTGAATGGGTTATTTGTTTGGTAATATACAGTGTTACCGTGAACAATGTGATTATTACCATAATCTTCATACCCATATGGTAGACCATGGTGAGTGAAGGAGGACCTCTGAATGGGTTTATGGTAACTACAAAATAGGTTGAATTTCCACAGAGGGGCTACTGTTTGGACCTTACATGGATTCTGGTGAACATTCAGTGGGAAAACCATGGGCTTACTGATGTTCATGAATTCTATGTGAAGGGAATAAACAAAGAGGTATTCGTTCTATCACTGTCACATGCACCTTGCTGGGTAATGATATGATTTCTAGCTGAAATCTTTACTAATATCTGGTTGGATGAATTCTAAATCCTTCTGACATTCCTCAAATTCAGTGTGGATCATATTCAGGCTACTCCAGTTCAACATAATGAGCATCATGTGAATCTGACACAAATAGACATTATCACCACCAACAATATTATAAATATAGCAAAGCTGTGTGCCATAAAAAAAACCTGTGTGCTATTTTTACCTCAGTATGCTGACTATAAAGCATGGGCGAGGAGGTGTTGTCAGACTCTCTGAGCTCAGACACCACAGCCTCAGACTCTCTGAGCTCAGTCCTGAACAGCTTTCATGTATTGATCAGAACTGCTCTGTAGTGTGGCTGCTTTCACAGTAAGATCCTTCAGCTCTCCAAAGAAAACATCCAGTTTGACCCCATACTGAcaatttaaattatacatttttatcAAGTCATGCTACTGTTACTACTTACagtcacaaaaaaattattagaccatccttgtttttttcaatttcttgttcattttaatgcctggtacaactaaaggtacatttgtttggacaagtataatgataacaacaaaaataacttgtAAGAAAtttatttcagagctgatatctagctattttccatggttttcttgataataatgttttcttttctgtctgttttagtcacatgatgcgcacaggaattagtacttgacTGCAAAACCATTCTTTTTGATGACATTtaatttttctgcgactgtattatCATTCCGCATATAACCACAAACAAGATGGATAATGAGCTTTGAATATCATTTTTTTCCGTCAATGAATCAATGTAAATTATACAGTTTTCAACTGCAAATAACACTAAATTGTGTCACCATTGTTATTTATTATCAGCAGCAGTCTTGAAAAATACATAGTAGTAGTTGGTAGATATTTTCATAAAAGGTACATTTTGGTCTCAAAAGATAGTAGTTATTGTGTACTGTAAGTAGTTTTGATTTATAAAGATCAGTAAACCATTCCTACTCACTGGTTTCTGGACACATATTTTTCCTATAAGCATTATTATTCCTGTTGGAATTATTTTTTGATTACTACAAGTGGGCACTGTAAAGTGGCTTTACACcacatctgaaaaataaaaactaaatgtgtCAAAAGAAGATGGTAATCTTTTTTGCAATTACTTTATTCATCTGAACCTTGACGTTCAACCTCAGATCTGTGCTAACTTGCTGCATATGTTGCACTTGGTCAACAGGGAAGCTGCTGTCAAGCGGGAACATGCTTCAGATACACTCCAGACCTCCACCAGATGCAGTCACATCACCTGAATCCCAGTCCTCCACTGGCTGAAAGAAAAGTCATTTGTTTTATTCAGACTAAACAGAACTTAATTTAATGAGTGAAATCAAGAAAACTTGCACCCTAAGCCAGTGGAGGACTGAAAATGGGAAGGAGGAGCAGTAGAGTCAAAGGCACTGTGACTTTGCCAGTAATCTGATTCCTGTGTTGCTGGGTTTCTGGTGTGTACCACATCTTATCAGCTTAAGGCACATGACATAATTTCGCAGTCTTAAAAGTTTTATGGACATCCCTGAGATTAATGCAGATGTGCTCATTGTGAAGTTTGTCAAAAGTCCTGTGTGTCCACTACATCCTGTTAAGTTATTACTGTCCACGGTTTTTTAGACATTATCTGCAGGTAAACGTGTTAAATCTTACAAACTTGAATAAGATTAAGTgggaaacaaatgacaaaactgcTGATTAGATTATGTTTTCAGTGCATAAAATACAgtacaaatagatttaaaaattGCTCcttagaaagaacctgtaaagtgaaagttttgtaatgtgcagaaagtgttttgaagtagatctggtaactctgagacaaatattctttTTGGGTAAAACCCACTAATTTTCAGaacttcacattttgacccaagactgtgtcTTAGAAAATAAAGCACACAAGCATTTTTTacgtaattttttttattagtgatttaaacttggtaaagtttctcttaaattctggaggcattttacttgtagatcagTGGCACCAAGGGTAGAAAACAAAAGTGTTATttcattttgcacaattcaagaAGTAGTGAGAATATTACATATTGGTGCAGTTTTAAGCAACCTACATGAAACAAGCATTAACACTTTTCTGACTGAATTAAgcaatacatatatttttatttttaatgcaatAATATATGTGATGATGTTTACGTGCAGGAAAGCAGTGCTTCAGAGGTTTCAGTCATTGCTTTTCATTTTATGATGCTGAATGGCAGAATGTGGATATTTTAAGTAGACAAAGTCTGGACAGTTTGAGTACAAACAGCAGAGCTATTTGTCAGGTATTTATATATTTCTAAATATACTGAACACAGTTCAACTCCAGGGTAAAAGCCAAAACTTTCCACCACCTGTACTAGAATCATGATTTAAATTAatcttccagtcaggttttatCTTAATTAGCATGAGCCGTATTGCTAATTGGTCCCATATGATAATCTCTTGTGTAAAAACCTGGGCAAAAACCTGGTTTAGAGAACTCTGTGGATCCATTATTTAAATAGATTTATAATCCTGTTAACTCTATCTTATGACATCATTTGAgtttctgcatttatttattcatatgcagttgttaattatattttttttcttttgcagctTATTGATGTTACCATGGAAAAACATACCTGGgtttattgtctttatttattcttttatttttttgctgttaCTATTTTATCTGTATATTTGCAATTGTATTATTTATATGTACCATATCcatgtaaatttaaaaaatcatacaaCATAGTTTAGATGCTTCAGTTTGATTTTATTCAGGAAAAGACAGCAAAATGTTTTTGCCATACAGCACATAGCTTTATAGAAAGAGGAGTAAATACAGAGCTGTAGTATCAATTACAATACGTTATATCAGATTTCAAGGGGAGGAATCATCCCCTGTTAAACCTCACATTGTAGGACACATAGTAGCCATTGTTGTACATGTAAAGCTTCTGATCCATGGGGTTGTAGTCCAGATTGGTGTATCGCTCCTGGAACTTTGGGAAAGTGATGCTGAGCTGTTTCTCCTCCCCAGTTTTGGTGTCAAAGGCATAGAAGATCTCCTCTGTATTCAGATCCACTGGCCTGGTGGCATACATGATCCCACAGGCCATGAAAGCATTTCCAACCAGCTGCTTGTACA
This portion of the Sphaeramia orbicularis chromosome 22, fSphaOr1.1, whole genome shotgun sequence genome encodes:
- the rps6kl1 gene encoding ribosomal protein S6 kinase-like 1, whose product is MAKRDYLVEAAKQIRMALDSEVNEDYEAAFSYYKNGVDLLLNGVQLDPNKERREAVKRKTTQYLKRAEEIFITHLQDNLGKGSAHLGGYSSLRFRPIRHLSSPVEDLEMCKVVGVTDKVLIVQSMVNKETFVVKSLVKSSWESREQPTIIPQGVPYMVKLLRYYVSEDAVYLHLEHVKGGRLFSKLHKLRNEKAKEHPECFSSGQHIKLKTSHTSPTISTDYQHINSESKRTTREKLNDESPDGEFQTSWHETQQRVDSCGTHSYIEETGCLQNTRSSFYTKLDRLSLHSGPTRTQVSTRIHPPAPSLCLHSTRETQEKLALPLSCARVSQALDVMSELHKTKTGMGLIECSSEFEVAWKAADAEHNCEKINPYAVSDTDLHCTLGQSPPHTNQTSFKNAGSPNSENNGLSSSPAILHLPLHCQTQIHGRASWDTNSPHQGSFLSGASTDMTTDCFKTIKQENNSPTAEERNGMVFIRSTDRAVFSEHTDTRIMLESSWPSSTPMCHSTAAKHGPFLRIPLVLPGAEEHRGEKCSNEAREGAEEACELFSPGEKKAPVSGSFWQLRKTEEKDPLMKSGGSEGQGEDQIIEVDGWCHLPRFPVKTPRQTDKALQTCWGLPEAEVRVWGAQILLALESLHQQGILCRDLNPRNVLLTSNGKVCLTFFGQWSEVQSEISPKATEQMYCAPEIGGVSKATEACDWWSLGALLFELLTGMPLWQLHPAGIHSHTQLLIPDHLSTAAASLLTELLQFDAGYRLGSGGGGVSDIKCHPFFSAISWKALSC